A single window of Thalassomonas viridans DNA harbors:
- a CDS encoding alpha/beta fold hydrolase, translated as MTISNLPRGVYVTGQGPAVVLLHSSLSSARQWQYLVSLLKADFTVINFDMLGYGKAEKVDDGDNYDLNVETARINQVLQQVIGEAPYHLVGHSCGGAIALKLSVEAPEKLLSLALFEPVAFHLLPRGSEQRQQADDFKNQVFIDDAYLAAEIFTNFWNKPGFFKSLPKKMQDLMAADIAKVNLDFKGLIAESYTLADLSGITCRALFMHGNESPGLSRHLGQIISQALPQVSEQAFDAGHMGPVSHSEQIHPVIADFIRAG; from the coding sequence ATGACCATATCGAATTTACCCCGCGGGGTTTATGTCACCGGACAGGGACCTGCGGTGGTATTACTACACAGTTCATTAAGCAGCGCCCGCCAGTGGCAATACCTGGTAAGTTTGCTGAAAGCCGATTTTACCGTGATCAATTTTGACATGTTAGGTTATGGTAAAGCCGAAAAAGTTGATGACGGCGATAACTATGATCTGAATGTTGAAACCGCGCGCATCAACCAGGTGCTGCAGCAGGTGATAGGCGAAGCGCCGTATCACCTGGTCGGGCATTCCTGCGGCGGGGCTATTGCCCTGAAGCTGTCGGTGGAAGCACCGGAGAAGTTACTCTCCCTGGCCCTTTTTGAACCTGTAGCTTTTCATTTGCTGCCCAGGGGCAGTGAGCAGCGGCAGCAGGCGGATGACTTTAAAAACCAGGTGTTTATCGATGATGCTTACCTGGCGGCAGAAATTTTTACCAACTTCTGGAATAAACCCGGTTTCTTTAAATCCCTGCCGAAAAAAATGCAGGACTTGATGGCCGCCGATATTGCCAAGGTAAACCTGGACTTTAAAGGCCTGATTGCCGAGTCTTATACCCTGGCGGACTTGTCCGGGATCACTTGCCGGGCTTTGTTTATGCACGGCAACGAAAGCCCGGGGTTAAGCCGCCACCTGGGACAAATAATCAGTCAGGCCTTGCCGCAAGTGAGCGAACAGGCATTTGATGCCGGCCATATGGGGCCGGTGAGTCACAGCGAGCAGATACATCCTGTGATAGCTGATTTTATCCGGGCAGGCTAA
- a CDS encoding SDR family oxidoreductase, giving the protein MDINLTGKRALVCGSSQGIGKACAIELANLGASITLFSRNREALETVLSELNREQGQEHHVLVADFSEPEQVSRAITGHIAQTGAFEILINNTGGPAPGPASGADSQAFLAAFNLHLISNHQLVQALMPGMKEKGYGRIINVISTSVKQPIPGLGVSNTIRGAVASWSKTLANELGPFGITVNNVLPGATATARLDAIIAGKAKKQDISLEQATENEKSQIPLRRFAKPEEFAAAAAFLASPAAAYITGINLPVDGGRTACL; this is encoded by the coding sequence ATGGACATTAATTTAACCGGCAAGCGCGCCCTGGTATGCGGCAGCAGTCAGGGCATAGGCAAGGCCTGTGCAATCGAATTAGCCAACTTAGGGGCGAGTATCACCCTGTTCTCCCGGAACCGGGAAGCACTGGAGACAGTGTTGTCAGAACTTAACCGGGAACAGGGGCAGGAGCACCATGTACTGGTGGCTGACTTTTCCGAGCCGGAGCAGGTTTCCCGGGCAATAACAGGCCATATAGCACAAACCGGCGCTTTTGAAATCTTAATCAACAATACCGGCGGCCCTGCCCCGGGTCCGGCGTCAGGCGCCGACAGCCAAGCCTTTCTCGCCGCCTTTAACCTGCACCTGATCAGCAACCACCAGCTGGTACAGGCGTTAATGCCGGGCATGAAAGAAAAAGGTTATGGCCGCATCATCAATGTCATCTCCACTTCGGTCAAGCAGCCCATTCCCGGCCTTGGCGTGTCAAATACCATACGGGGCGCGGTCGCCAGCTGGTCAAAAACTCTGGCCAACGAACTCGGTCCTTTCGGCATTACCGTCAACAATGTCCTGCCGGGTGCTACGGCAACGGCGCGCCTTGACGCCATCATTGCCGGTAAAGCGAAAAAGCAGGATATTTCGCTGGAGCAGGCGACTGAAAACGAAAAAAGCCAGATCCCGCTACGGCGTTTTGCTAAGCCGGAAGAGTTTGCCGCCGCAGCGGCCTTTTTGGCTTCCCCTGCCGCCGCTTACATTACCGGCATCAACCTGCCGGTAGACGGCGGCCGTACCGCCTGTTTATAA
- a CDS encoding phospholipase A, giving the protein MFFRSNNAITTLAGKNTVMLLTLGLAVAQVQVQAQTQPQAQPQTKAEQDACLLAALKSADAGTSVLQIRAACSADEKKSRPQASELASVSRDDTEITNGIISNRLIAEKNTAFDPFVITPHKMNYLLPVSITDDINTEVYRGVDAWSDNLTHSEAKFQLSIKVPLNREDLLLEHDGLFFGFTLQSWWQVYSDNISKPFRETNYQPEVFYLAPLNWHPGGGNTGFALGLEHQSNGRSQPLSRSWNRLYVNFLYEKDNFALSFRPWWRLPESKKQMPFDADGDDNPDIADFMGHFELGLVYKWSDYEWTAKFRENFARHHGALELGLTFPLWGKLRGYAQYSLGYGESLIDYNHSQQRFGLGIALTDLL; this is encoded by the coding sequence ATGTTCTTTCGAAGCAATAACGCCATTACCACCCTGGCCGGTAAAAATACAGTCATGCTGTTAACCCTGGGACTGGCCGTTGCCCAGGTCCAGGTCCAGGCCCAAACACAGCCCCAAGCACAGCCTCAAACAAAGGCCGAGCAGGATGCCTGTTTACTTGCCGCTTTAAAATCTGCCGATGCCGGGACTAGCGTCCTGCAAATCCGCGCCGCCTGTTCGGCGGACGAAAAGAAAAGCAGGCCGCAGGCGAGCGAGCTGGCGTCGGTCAGCCGTGATGATACGGAAATCACTAACGGCATCATCTCCAACCGCTTGATTGCCGAAAAGAATACCGCCTTTGACCCTTTTGTGATCACCCCGCATAAAATGAATTATCTTTTGCCGGTCAGCATCACAGATGATATCAATACCGAAGTTTACCGGGGAGTGGACGCCTGGTCCGACAATCTCACCCACAGCGAGGCTAAATTCCAGCTAAGCATCAAGGTGCCCCTTAACCGGGAAGATTTACTGCTTGAGCACGACGGCCTCTTTTTCGGCTTTACCCTGCAGTCCTGGTGGCAGGTTTATTCCGATAATATTTCCAAGCCTTTTCGGGAAACCAATTACCAGCCGGAAGTCTTTTACCTGGCGCCACTGAACTGGCATCCGGGCGGCGGCAATACCGGCTTTGCCCTGGGGCTTGAACACCAGTCAAACGGCAGGTCCCAGCCCTTATCCCGCAGCTGGAACCGGCTTTACGTTAACTTCCTTTATGAAAAGGACAATTTTGCCCTGTCGTTCCGTCCCTGGTGGCGGCTGCCGGAAAGCAAAAAACAGATGCCCTTTGACGCCGACGGCGATGACAACCCGGATATCGCAGACTTTATGGGGCACTTCGAACTGGGCCTGGTATACAAATGGTCGGACTACGAATGGACGGCAAAATTCAGGGAAAACTTTGCCCGCCATCACGGCGCACTGGAGCTGGGGCTGACCTTTCCCCTTTGGGGGAAACTACGCGGTTATGCCCAATACAGCTTAGGTTACGGGGAAAGCCTGATTGATTATAACCATTCCCAGCAAAGGTTCGGTTTAGGCATCGCCTTAACGGATCTGCTCTAG
- a CDS encoding MGMT family protein gives MTINPHYIRIWQTVQLIPPGKVASYGQVADLAGLPGRARLVGKALGKVPEGGWKGQPVPWFRVINSAGKISFAEGSEHFVRQKQQLQDEQVVVLGSRIKLKEFQWQPDLAELLFQLEF, from the coding sequence ATGACAATCAATCCCCACTATATCCGTATCTGGCAAACGGTACAGTTGATCCCGCCGGGAAAGGTGGCCAGTTACGGCCAGGTTGCCGATCTGGCGGGGTTGCCGGGCAGGGCGCGCCTGGTGGGTAAAGCCCTGGGAAAAGTGCCGGAGGGCGGCTGGAAAGGCCAGCCGGTTCCCTGGTTCCGGGTGATTAATTCTGCCGGAAAAATCTCTTTTGCCGAGGGAAGCGAGCATTTTGTCCGGCAAAAACAGCAGTTGCAGGATGAGCAGGTAGTGGTGCTGGGCAGCCGCATTAAGCTAAAAGAGTTCCAGTGGCAGCCGGATCTGGCGGAGTTATTGTTCCAGCTGGAGTTTTAA